Part of the Petrotoga olearia DSM 13574 genome, GGTTAAAGAACTCGGCGGTCTTTTCGTTTTGGGTACAGAAAGACATGAAAGTAGAAGAATAGATAACCAATTAATAGGAAGATCTGGTAGGCAAGGGGATCCTGGCGAATCAAGATTTATTATCTCTTTTGAAGATGACGTTTTACGATTGTTCGGTGGGGAAAGAATGAAAAACATGATGACCGCCCTAAAAATTGAAGAAGGTCAACCCATTGAACATAAAATGCTCAGTAAAGTTATTCGAGATGCTCAAAAGAAAATAGAAGGAATACACTTCTCGATAAGAAAAAGATTGTACGAATTTGACTCTGTAATGGACAAACAAAGAACTGTAATATACAACCATAGGGATTGGATACTCGAGCAAGGAAATTACGATGATCATATAAAAGACATCTTTATGGATGTTGTGGAAAGAATAGTTGAATTCTCATTTGATGAAGTAGAAGAAAAATACGACAAAAGTAGTATTTCAGAAAAGTTGAAACAATATTTGATAATTTCTGACATAAAGGGGAACACCCGCGAGGAAATAGAGAATGAAATCTTTGATCTACTGTGGAAAAGATATCAATACAAAAAAGAGGAGTTTGGAGAAGATTTCAACAAAGTCGCAAAATTTGTTATGTTAAGAATAATAGATGAAAAATGGAGGTACCATTTAGATTCTATTGAAGCGTTAAAGGAAGCCGTGGGATTAAGATCCTATGGTCAAAAAGACCCTGTCATGGAATTTAAAAAAGAATCGTACCTACTTTTTGATCAAATGGTTGACAGTATATACGACGAAATAGTTAATTATCTAATGAGAATAGCAAGGGTTGTTCCAGAAAAAGAAGAAAGAGAAGCAAAAAAAATATACGCCAGCTTGAACTTTGTACATAACAACGTATCAGTAGTTGATGAAACGAACAATGGTGAAGGATCTAAAAATAACAATAAGTCTAAACAATCCAACAAGATTAAAAAAAGGTATAAAGTTAAAAGATAATAATTGAAGCCATTTTTAAGAGGTGATTCGATGATAGAATACGAAACGAAAGTAAAAATAGATGAGTTGAAAGAAAATTTTGAGGATTTAAAAGGAATTTTTGGTATAGAAGAAGCAGAAGAAGAAGTTAAAAAACTTGACAAAGAAATGATGGAACCAAACTTTTGGAATGATCAAAACAGGGCTAAAAAGATCTCCAAAATGGCACAAAATTTAAAAGATGAAATTGATGAATTCAAAAAATTGCAGAACGATTTTGAAGAATTAGAAATAGCGGTTGAATTATCAGAGGATGATCCATCAATGACCGCCCAAGTTGAATCGATTTTAAAAGTAATTGAAAAAAAGATCGGTTCTTTTCGTCTAAGGATGTTATTATCGGAAGAATATGATGATGCAAACGCCTTTATTAGCCTACATCCAGGTGCAGGTGGAACAGAATCACAGGATTGGGCATCTATGTTACTGAGAATGTACACTCGATGGGCAGATAAAAATAATTATGATATCGAAACGGTAGACTTCCAAGAGGGAGATGAAGCCGGAATAAAAAGCGCAACAATCAAAATTTCAGGCCCCTATGTCTACGGTAAATTAAAGTATGAAAGTGGTGTCCATCGACTCGTGAGAATTTCTCCCTTTGACGCTAATGGAAGACGACACACTTCTTTTGCATCGATATCCGTGATGCCAGAATTTGACGAAAATGTTGAAATAGAAATAAATCCAGATGATTTGAAAATAGATACTTATAGATCTGGTGGAGCAGGTGGCCAACATGTTAATAAAACTGATTCAGCGGTTAGGATTACTCATTTACCGACAGGTATAGTGGTAGCGGTACAAAACGAACGTTCACAACATCAAAACAAAGCCACCGCTTTAAAAATTTTAAAAGCAAAATTATATGAGTTAGAACAGCAAAAAAATTTAGAAGAAAAATTAAAATTACGTGGTGAAATAAAGGATATTTCCTGGGGTAATCAGATTAGATCTTACGTTTTATATCCTTATACTTTGGTTAAAGACCTAAGAACAGATTACGAAACCTCTAACGCTCAAGCTGTATTGGATGGGGAAATAGATGAATTCATAGAAGAAGAACTGTTATTCTTCGCAAAATATAAGTAAAAAAATTAACTTGCTTTTCAGCGAAAGAGGTGTATAATAATAGTAAGAAAATACAATGATTTTCATAAAAGTGTAATGGTTGAGGAAATCTTATCCTATTTGATAACTAAAAAAGATGGTGTTTATGTGGATTGTACCGCTGGTGAAGGAGGACATATAAAAGCTATTTTAGAATTCACCAATAGCAAAGCTAAAATAATTGGCGTCGATGTGGATTATGAGGTATTGGAAATCGCAGAACAAAGATTAAAAGATTTATCGGATAATGTGGTATTGATTAAATCTTCTTATAAAGATATAGATATTGTTTTAAGGGGATTAGATATTGATAAAGTTGATGGTTTTTTAATGGATTTAGGAGTTTCTACTTTTCAACTAAAAGGTGAAAATAGAGGGTTTACTTTTACTAAAGACGAACCGTTAGACATGAGAATGGATACCGAAGCGAAGAAAGATGCTGCATACATAGTCAATAATTATTCACAAGAAGAGCTCAGACGTATCATTTTTGAGTATGGAGAAGAAAAAAGGTTTGCTTACAGTATTTCAAAAAGTATTATAAAAAGCAGGCCTATAAACACTACACAAGATTTAGTGAGTGCCATAAGGAAAGGGTTACCTAGTTCAATAACGCACGACAGGCACAGACATTTTGCCACAAAAACTTTTCAAGCTCTGAGAATAGAAGTTAATGAAGAATTGAAAAACATCGAAGAAACCCTTGTTAAATTTGAAAATTTTTTAAATACAGGAGCAAGAGTAGCTGTAATAAGCTTTCATTCTTTGGAAGATAGGATCATTAAAAATTTTTTTAAAAATAATGAAAGATATAATTTCCTCACTCCCAAACCTATTTTACCTTCTCAAGAAGAAATAAAATATAATTCAAGAAGCAGAAGTGCGAAATTGAGAGTGGCCGAGTATATAGGGGTTTAAAGAATGACAAGAGTTAGGGGGAGTTTCTATGGAAAAAAATGTGTACGCAAAAAGCAAAGGAATAGAAAAAACTAAATCTAAAGTTAAGTCTCTCGATATTGCTATAATCGTTTTAGTTTTCTTAGCCTTTTTAACTGTTAGCATTTGGCTTACTATCTTTCTTAACTTTGGTAAAAATATTGAGAATTATAAATCCATAATAGTCCAATCTCAGATGGAGCTTAATAATATGGAATCACAGATATCTGCCTTAGATAGCCAAATAGATAGATATATAGAGATCTTAAATATTATGGAGAAATAATTTAACTATGAAACGCAAATGGTTAATTTTCACCTTCCTTTTTCTTTCAGGATATATTTTTCTTATCACCATTACTTTTGTGTATAATAACTCTTTGGAAAAGGACTTTAACGAATTTTCAACCTCTCTAGAAAATAATAAATACTCAGAACTTGTGGATTCTAAGGGAAATATGATTGTATACAACCAAGAAAAATACGAAGCTTGGGTAGATTTAGGTTTTATGAAATCACGAAACGATTTTAAAAAAAACAAATATTTATTGAATCAAAGGTTTAGTGACGATGAAATAGAAACCATTAAGTTTTTAAAATGGGGAACTTATGATACTTATGAAGAGGCTTATATCGATCTTGGAATTTTAAACAAATACGCGAGAATATATCCTGTTACTCACCGCGTTTACAATGAATTATTTTCTCTTGATCTACTAATCGGAAAAACTAATAGAACCACCTATGGAATCGAACCTTTTTTATTAGAGAATGGGATTTTAAACAGTCAAAAAACAATCAGTTTAAGTATAGATTTGAAAATGCAGCAAATAGCCTATGAAGAACTTCTAAATACCGTAAAAAAAGAATCCGCAGAAGGCGGAATTGTTGTAGTTATGGAGAGCAAGACCGGTAAAATTAAATCAAGTGTTTCGCTTTATCCCTGGAATATTGCTTATATGGGATATATAGAACCAGGGTCCACACTTAAACCGTTATTAATTTCTACAGCACTGGATGAACATATTATAAATCCTAACGATAAATTTTATTCTGGCTACGAGTATTATCCTACAGGTAAAAAAAATTTCAAGGTAACCGAATCCCAAGGTTATGGAATGGGAGAAGTTGGCCTTAGGGAAACTCTAACCTATTCCTCAAATATAGCGATCGCTCAGATAATGGAAAAAATACTTGAAGAATTTTCTAATCAATGGCTCTACCAAAAACTTTTGACCTATGGTTTTGGGAAAAAAACAGGAATAGAATTCAAAGGTGAAATCAACGGTGTAGTCCCTTATCCGGATGATTGGTATGAAATAACGCCTTTTCAGATTGCTCTGGGTCAGGGAATAGGGATCACACCTATACAGTTAATATCGGCCTTTAACGTGATCCCCAACGATGGGAAGTATGTAAAGCCCACTTTTTTAGAAGTAAAAGAAATCTCAGAAAGGCAAGTGATATCTGAACCTACCGCCAAAATAGTGAAAGAGTGGTTAAGTTATACAGTTACAGAAGGAACTGCCCGAAAAGCTTATAAAGAAGGGTTGAGAATCGGTGGAAAAACCGGCACGGCCCAAAAGGCGGAAAGCGGCATAGGATACATTGAAGGTAGTTATTATTCTTTGTTTGTTGGTTTTTATCCGGTTGTTGATCCTATATATACTGCTGTAGTTGTTATCGATAATCCTAAAGAAGAATTTTATGGTGGAGAAGTAGCTGCACCTGTTTTAACTAACATTTTTTATAGATATTCCAAAGAAAAAGAAAGTAGCGCATTCGATAATCAAAAAGTTTTTTATCAAGATATTATGCCAGATTTGATTGGTTATCCTATAACCGAAGCTCACAACATTCTGTTGAACTTAGGAATAAAAGAAAAAAACCTAATAATCACTGGTAATGGGAACACCGTTGTTTCACAATCTGTTCCACCATATAAGTATCTAAGCGATCAAGAAATCATTCAACTTCACACAATCGACTGAGGAGAGGTAACGTTGCAAAAAATATTTATATTAGGGAATTCAACCATACAAAAAAGAATCAGAATCGAAGAAATTATTGAAAAATCCCCAAGTGCTGAAATAGTTACATTATCACCTGAAAATTATGTAGATGAAGACATCAACAATCTTTTCACTATGGGAAGTATCTTTTCCACAAATAGAATCATAATAATTTCAGATTTTGATTCCTTTAAAATCCCTTATCAAGAAAAGATCTCCACCTTACTGAAAAATTATGAAAATTCTTTTGAAGGTATTCTCATTTTGGATAGTCAAAAGGAAAATAAATATCTAAAAGAAATAAATTTCGATAAAAAAATAGAGGCGATGGTTCCCCCCCCTTGGAAAGATGAATTGTGGATAGGCATGGTTAAGGATTTAGCAGGCAAGTTAAACAAACAATTAAGTAACGAAACAGCCGAGAAAATTATACAATTCGTTGGAAAAAATGAGGATTTGTTGTATGAGGAAATTAAAAAGCTCTCCATATATTCCGATACTGAGATTATATCTATAAAAGACGTGGAAGATGTTTCTACTTATTTTTCTACAGCGAACTACGAAGAACTTTGCTATGATTTAGCAACAAAGAGATTACCACATTCACTAATAAAGCTGCAATTGATGGTAAAATCTTCTTTATTCTCCCCAATTGCTTTAGCAAATTATTTATACAGGTACTTTTTGGATTTATATGCGGTGATACTAAATACGGAAAGAAAGACAACCTACAATTGGTCTGAAATCGTAAAAATCAGTAAAGAAAGCATGGTTTCACAGCAAAGAGTAGCTTCCTTCTTAGGGTTCAATTTTAAAAACGAAAAAGTAAAAAAAACCAACGTTGAGAAACTCTACTCTACTTCTTCAATCGAAAAAATAATAATTAATCTCGAAGAATTGGATAGATCCTTAAAAATAGGTGGTGAACCAAAAGTACTCTTCCCAAAATTATTTGAAGAAATATGTTCATCGAATCTATGATTAGCACTTATTTACAATACTACTTATAGATTGAGGTATTTTTATCACAAAAGTTGTCCCTTCACCTAATTTTGAGTTTACCTCCACACTTCCTTTGAGCATTTCAAGATTCTTTTTTACGATCGCTAAACCTAACCCACTTCCTGGCTTATCTTTAGAAACCCTAAAAAATGGCCTAAATATATCTTTTAACTTATCTTCTGGAATCCCAGGCCCTGTATCTTTTACCTCTATAACAAAATGTTTTGTATGGTTTTCGTAACCTACGAGGATATTTATTGAACCTTCTGTGGTATATTTCATTGCGTTTCCTATTACATTTACTAAGATCTGATTTAATTTAGTCTCATCTGTTTCAATATCTACTGGAATATCAACCGGAAAGTTAAGGTTTATTTCAACATCGGGGGATGCGGTAGGTTCTAACATTGATAAAACTTCATACAATAACTTTTTTAAATTTAATTTTTCTAAATTCAATCTCTTCTCTCTATTCAACTTGTTGAAAGTTGAAATATCGTCTAAAAGTGAGTTCATATGCTTAGCAGAAAATAGCATCTTTTTTACAATACTTTTCATCTCATCTTTTTCTAAATCTTCATTATTCAATATAGTTTCAGCAAATCCTATAATTGAAGTCAAAGGTGTTCTCAACTCATGACTAATAAAACTCAAATAATTAGAATTCGTTTCTATCGTTTCTTTTTCTGAATCCCGAAGGATTTTCAAAGTCAAAAAAATAGATGCTAAATTGCTGAACATTCTAAGCATTTTTTTTGAATAATCATCGAAAGAATCAACATGGAAACTATCTATATATATGTGTCCTATTACACTGTCTTTATTTTTTAAAGCGGAAATTAAAGTGACCATTTGATTCGTTTCTTTGTGTAATTTTTTGCTGATTTTATACAAATCAGTTTCAGGGGAATTGTAATCCAAAATATTTTGAACTTCTATTAAATCTCTATCCATATGTAGGCTTACGTATGATTCATTGAAGGGGACAACCATTTTTTTAATTAAATCTTGATCGTAGCCAATTCCAACTATGGCTTCATATAATGCGCCCCTAATTAGCCAAATAGAACCGTATTCAGCTTCTGGTATGATCTTTATAGCAATTTTTAACAGCTTTGTTAGAAAATCTTTTTCACTTTCGTCCCAATTTATTTCTTGCAAAAGATCCACCATTTCTTGAAAAGTTTCCATAAAAAATCCATTTTCTACTTCTTTTTGCATCTTAACTTTATTCCTCCCCCTCATCAATTTTGTAAACCATCTGTCACTTCTATTATATCATAAATTAAATAAATAGAATATTAATCATTCAAAATTAATCTTTCAAAAAAATAATATCCCTTAAACTTTAAAAATAACTTAAAAAAGCGAACGTTAAACGTTCGCCTTTTTAAAATATGGCGGGGACGACGGGACTCGAACCCGCGAGCACCGGTGTGACAGACCGGCATGATAACCAGCTTCACTACGTCCCCATCTTCTGATAATTATTTTATCACAAATCTTTCACTTTGTAAAGTCCCTACAGAGCTCCCATGTTAGTTGACATTTTTGAAATTATATAGTAAAATAAAATAGGAGGGCCTAAAGAATCTCGTGCACGTAATGGTGCTTGGCACTTTAATAGTGCGAAATTCCGCATTAAGTCGGATATTACTTTTTTGATAATCAGGCTCTCCATTTTTTACCCCAAAAGTTGGGTTTTTTGTATGTATTATCAATAACGAAGTCAATTGCCGGTGTAGCTCAACGGTAGAGCGGCTCATTCGTAATGAGTAGGTTGGGGGTTCAAATCCCTTCACCGGCTCCACAATATTTTTTAGTATTTTAAGCGTCTTAAGACGCTGTTTTGTTTTTATAGACGTTATCAGATTTGAGAGTTGGAAGGAGAAGAGGAAGTGATACTCCAAGATTTTGAGAAAAAAATATTTAAATTTATAAAAGACTATAAAATTTTTAACAAATATGATAAAATTCTATTAGGAGTTTCCGGCGGGAAAGATTCAATGTCTTTGCTTCATGTGATGTCAAAATTATCGAAAGCAATGGGATTTGAAATATCTGTAGCCCATTTAAACCACTGTATGAGAGAAGAAGCCGATAGTGACGAATCCTTTGTGAGACAAGCTTGTGGGAAACTAAAGATACCCTTTTTTTCGAAAAAAGTGGATGTTTTTACATACTCAAAAGAAAACAAGGTTGGCGTTGAAGTAGCGGGAAGAAACTTAAGGTATGAGTTTTTTTATGAAACATTAAGAAAATTAAGTTATAATAAAATAGCAACCGCGCATCATATGGATGATTTATTTGAAACAATGATTTACAGAATTTTGAGAGGGACCGGAATATATGGATTAGGCGGTTTAATCCCTATAGAAGAAGAAATAACAAAACCAATGTTATGTGTCGACTTGGAAGAAATCAAAAATTATGTTACAATTAATAATATAGAGTATGTGGAAGATAAGTACAATTATTCTTTGGATTATGCTAGAAATAAAATAAGATATGAAATTACCCCTTTTTTTAAGAAGATCAATCCAAGGTACAAAGAAAGTTTCTTTAGACTTGCAAAAATCATCTGGAGTTACAGGGAAGAAGTTAAAAGAAAGTTTGAAGAAAGAAGTGAGATAGGAAAAGAGTTGTTAAAATTAAAATTAGAAAATGATTTTTTTGATGCGGAAACATTAAGAATTGCCTTTTTGAAGTTTGGTAAATATCCGCCAAATATGGAGGAAACAGAGAAAATTATAAAAATGCGCAATGGCGGAGTAAGAAATATAAACGGACTAAGTATAACGAAAAAAAGCGATACTCTACTTGTTAAAATTTGAGATACTTATAGAAGTGAGAAAAGAGGAGGTCTATGTCTTGCAAAACAAAAGAAACCAACCTAGAGTTTTTTGGCTATTATTAATATATATAACAATAGGTATTTTTATATACGTTGGAGTCAACAGCCTTATCGGTACTCAAGATGTTTCAAAAATAGAATATAGTGAGTTAGTTCAAATGTTGGAAGATAAAAAGATTGTTTCTTTAGAAATAGAAGACTCTGGTTATGCTAGAGCAAAAGATCAAAGAGGGCTTTATTACGAGACATATGCTCCTAATCTTTTATCGGACCAACAGTATGTTTATGGACTTGCAAACCAAGGGATAGAGATTAAATATGTCAGAAGCTTAGAAAATAGTTGGTGGATTTCTATCTTAACGTTTCTTTTGCCTGTCTTTTTACTTATTTTTCTTTTCACCCTTTTGTTTCGATCAAGTGCGGGCGGTGCAAATCAAGGTATGAATTTTATAAAAAGCCCTGCCAAAAAATATGATCCCAAAAAAACCCGCACCACTTTTAAGGACGTTGCAGGGGTTAAGGAAGCGAAAGAAGAATTAACAGATGTTGTAAAATTTTTGAAAGATCCAAAGGCTTTTAATAGGCTCGGAGCTAGAATGCCAAAAGGTGTACTTTTAGTAGGGGAACCAGGCACAGGTAAAACTTTACTCGCCAGAGCGGTGGCTGGAGAGGCGGATGTCCCATTTTTTTATATTAGTGGTTCTGATTTTGTTGAACTTTTTGTTGGAGTAGGAGCAGCAAGAGTTCGAGATCTTTTCAACCAAGCTAAGGCTAACGCACCTGCTATTATTTTTATTGATGAAATAGACGCGGTAGGTAGACAAAGGGGAGCAGGTCTGGGAGGAGGTCATGATGAAAGGGAGCAAACCCTTAACTCCATCTTAGTGGAAATGGATGGATTCGATCCAAGTATTGGAATAATAGTTATGGCAGCCACAAATAGACCTGATGTTCTAGACAAAGCTTTGTTAAGACCAGGAAGATTTGATAAAAAAGTGGTAATTGATAGACCTGATGCCGAAGGAAGAAAAGAAATATTAAAGATTCATTTTAGAGGCAAAAAAATAGCACCAGATGTTGATTTAGAAGTGTTAGCCCGAGCTACTCCTGGATTTGTTGGAGCAGATTTAGAAAATTTAGTCAATGAAGCGGCCCTTTTGGCAGCCAGAAATGGGGAAAAGTTCATTACAATGAAGGATTGCGAAGAAGCCATCGAAAGGGTTATAGTTGGTCCAGAGAGGAAAACGCGGGTGCTTTCTGATCAAGAAAAAGAAGTCGTTGCCTATCATGAACTAGGTCATGCTATTTTAGGAACATTCTTACCAAATGCTGACCCTGTACACAAGGTAACCATTATTCCTCGAGGTTACGCGGCCTTAGGGTATACCTTACAGTTACCATCTGAAGATAGGTATCTAATGAATAAATCTGAAATACTCGATGATATTGCAGTAATGTTAGCTGGTAGAGCTGCAGAAGAAATAATATTTGATGAAATAACCAGTGGAGCTGAAAATGATCTAAAGCGAGCTACAGAAATGGCCAGAAGGATGGTAGAAAGTTTTGGCATGAGCGAAAAAATTGGTCCTGTAGCTTGGGCTAGCGAAAGTGAGGAAACTTTTTTAGCACGTGAACTCTTTAGAGAAAAAAACTACTCTGATGAAACTGCAAAAGAACTGGATTCTGAAGTAAAGCAAATAATAAATAAAAGCTATGAAAAGGCTAAATCTATACTGTTAGAAAACAAAGAGAAACTCCAACTCATTGCCCAATATCTTTTGAAAAAAGAAACTATCACAGGAGAGGAACTAAGTGAATTATTACGAAAAGATACAGATGACCTAAAGGAGTATATAGAACATTTTGGTGTATCCCCAACTCGGGAAGAAGAAAAGGTGGTAAATTATGAATACCTTTCTAGAGAAAATAATCTCATTGAAAGGAAAGGAATTTAATTATTCCTTTAAGGTAAAAGATGAAAGTTATTTATGGTCAGAAGATAAAGAAGTTATAAGTTTCCATGCTTTAAGCACCTCCTCTCTTTTAGAAGAAATACATAAATGTAGTTATAATACTATAAAAGATCTTTTGGAAAAAGATCAGGTTTCTGTGGTTTCACATAGTTGTATAGATCATCTGTCCTCGACCCCTTATTCTTTTAAGGTATTTATAAAGTTAAGAATAACTGACGTAACCTACAACAAAGTGCATTTTCAGGGAGAAGCATTTGATGAAATCAACAAAATTGCAACTTTTGAATTAACTCGAAATATTGTTTCCAAAAAGATTCTAAGAAAAAACTTAAATCACAAAATGGAGAGCATTAATTTGTCGGGACAAATTTCTGAACGTTACACCTAAAGATGAGTGATTGTTGAATACATTAACACAAAAAATATCCCAAAGGGGGGAAAGAAAAGTGGCAAAAAAAAGTATTATGATAGTAGAAGACGATCCGGCGATCTCTGAAATGTTATCTTTGAACTTGACTAAAGAAGGTTACGAAGTAATAACGGCTGTGTCTGCTGATGAGGCTTTAAAGAAATTGGAGGAAAAAGATACCGACTTTTTCATTGTCGATATTATGTTACCAGGTTCAATGGATGGATTTGATTTAATTAGAATATTGAAATCCAGCGAAGATTACCGCAACACCCCTGTGCTCATATTGAGTGCCAAAGATGATGCTGCGGATAAAGTTGCGGGGTTAGAACTTGGTAGTGATGATTATGTCACAAAACCTTTTAATGTAAGAGAACTAATTGCAAGGATTAAAAGCATATTTAGAAGACAAGCTGCATCAGCGCAAATGAAAGAAGAAGGACCCAAAAAAATCACAGCCAAGGATTTGATTATTGACACTGAAAGATTAGAAGTTTGGGTAAATGGCAAACCAGTTAGCCTTACCCCATTGGAGTTCGACTTGCTAGTTTTTCTTGCTAAAAACGAAGGAAAGGTCTTTAGTCGAGATGTATTGTTGGATAAATTGTGGGGATATGACTACTACGGAGACACAAGAACAGTAGACGTTCATATCAGAAGGTTGAGAACAAAAATTGAAGAAGATCC contains:
- the prfB gene encoding peptide chain release factor 2, whose amino-acid sequence is MIEYETKVKIDELKENFEDLKGIFGIEEAEEEVKKLDKEMMEPNFWNDQNRAKKISKMAQNLKDEIDEFKKLQNDFEELEIAVELSEDDPSMTAQVESILKVIEKKIGSFRLRMLLSEEYDDANAFISLHPGAGGTESQDWASMLLRMYTRWADKNNYDIETVDFQEGDEAGIKSATIKISGPYVYGKLKYESGVHRLVRISPFDANGRRHTSFASISVMPEFDENVEIEINPDDLKIDTYRSGGAGGQHVNKTDSAVRITHLPTGIVVAVQNERSQHQNKATALKILKAKLYELEQQKNLEEKLKLRGEIKDISWGNQIRSYVLYPYTLVKDLRTDYETSNAQAVLDGEIDEFIEEELLFFAKYK
- the rsmH gene encoding 16S rRNA (cytosine(1402)-N(4))-methyltransferase RsmH translates to MVRKYNDFHKSVMVEEILSYLITKKDGVYVDCTAGEGGHIKAILEFTNSKAKIIGVDVDYEVLEIAEQRLKDLSDNVVLIKSSYKDIDIVLRGLDIDKVDGFLMDLGVSTFQLKGENRGFTFTKDEPLDMRMDTEAKKDAAYIVNNYSQEELRRIIFEYGEEKRFAYSISKSIIKSRPINTTQDLVSAIRKGLPSSITHDRHRHFATKTFQALRIEVNEELKNIEETLVKFENFLNTGARVAVISFHSLEDRIIKNFFKNNERYNFLTPKPILPSQEEIKYNSRSRSAKLRVAEYIGV
- a CDS encoding penicillin-binding transpeptidase domain-containing protein, coding for MKRKWLIFTFLFLSGYIFLITITFVYNNSLEKDFNEFSTSLENNKYSELVDSKGNMIVYNQEKYEAWVDLGFMKSRNDFKKNKYLLNQRFSDDEIETIKFLKWGTYDTYEEAYIDLGILNKYARIYPVTHRVYNELFSLDLLIGKTNRTTYGIEPFLLENGILNSQKTISLSIDLKMQQIAYEELLNTVKKESAEGGIVVVMESKTGKIKSSVSLYPWNIAYMGYIEPGSTLKPLLISTALDEHIINPNDKFYSGYEYYPTGKKNFKVTESQGYGMGEVGLRETLTYSSNIAIAQIMEKILEEFSNQWLYQKLLTYGFGKKTGIEFKGEINGVVPYPDDWYEITPFQIALGQGIGITPIQLISAFNVIPNDGKYVKPTFLEVKEISERQVISEPTAKIVKEWLSYTVTEGTARKAYKEGLRIGGKTGTAQKAESGIGYIEGSYYSLFVGFYPVVDPIYTAVVVIDNPKEEFYGGEVAAPVLTNIFYRYSKEKESSAFDNQKVFYQDIMPDLIGYPITEAHNILLNLGIKEKNLIITGNGNTVVSQSVPPYKYLSDQEIIQLHTID
- a CDS encoding DNA polymerase III subunit delta; the protein is MQKIFILGNSTIQKRIRIEEIIEKSPSAEIVTLSPENYVDEDINNLFTMGSIFSTNRIIIISDFDSFKIPYQEKISTLLKNYENSFEGILILDSQKENKYLKEINFDKKIEAMVPPPWKDELWIGMVKDLAGKLNKQLSNETAEKIIQFVGKNEDLLYEEIKKLSIYSDTEIISIKDVEDVSTYFSTANYEELCYDLATKRLPHSLIKLQLMVKSSLFSPIALANYLYRYFLDLYAVILNTERKTTYNWSEIVKISKESMVSQQRVASFLGFNFKNEKVKKTNVEKLYSTSSIEKIIINLEELDRSLKIGGEPKVLFPKLFEEICSSNL
- a CDS encoding GAF domain-containing sensor histidine kinase, which gives rise to MQKEVENGFFMETFQEMVDLLQEINWDESEKDFLTKLLKIAIKIIPEAEYGSIWLIRGALYEAIVGIGYDQDLIKKMVVPFNESYVSLHMDRDLIEVQNILDYNSPETDLYKISKKLHKETNQMVTLISALKNKDSVIGHIYIDSFHVDSFDDYSKKMLRMFSNLASIFLTLKILRDSEKETIETNSNYLSFISHELRTPLTSIIGFAETILNNEDLEKDEMKSIVKKMLFSAKHMNSLLDDISTFNKLNREKRLNLEKLNLKKLLYEVLSMLEPTASPDVEINLNFPVDIPVDIETDETKLNQILVNVIGNAMKYTTEGSINILVGYENHTKHFVIEVKDTGPGIPEDKLKDIFRPFFRVSKDKPGSGLGLAIVKKNLEMLKGSVEVNSKLGEGTTFVIKIPQSISSIVNKC
- the tilS gene encoding tRNA lysidine(34) synthetase TilS; the protein is MILQDFEKKIFKFIKDYKIFNKYDKILLGVSGGKDSMSLLHVMSKLSKAMGFEISVAHLNHCMREEADSDESFVRQACGKLKIPFFSKKVDVFTYSKENKVGVEVAGRNLRYEFFYETLRKLSYNKIATAHHMDDLFETMIYRILRGTGIYGLGGLIPIEEEITKPMLCVDLEEIKNYVTINNIEYVEDKYNYSLDYARNKIRYEITPFFKKINPRYKESFFRLAKIIWSYREEVKRKFEERSEIGKELLKLKLENDFFDAETLRIAFLKFGKYPPNMEETEKIIKMRNGGVRNINGLSITKKSDTLLVKI
- the ftsH gene encoding ATP-dependent zinc metalloprotease FtsH, which encodes MQNKRNQPRVFWLLLIYITIGIFIYVGVNSLIGTQDVSKIEYSELVQMLEDKKIVSLEIEDSGYARAKDQRGLYYETYAPNLLSDQQYVYGLANQGIEIKYVRSLENSWWISILTFLLPVFLLIFLFTLLFRSSAGGANQGMNFIKSPAKKYDPKKTRTTFKDVAGVKEAKEELTDVVKFLKDPKAFNRLGARMPKGVLLVGEPGTGKTLLARAVAGEADVPFFYISGSDFVELFVGVGAARVRDLFNQAKANAPAIIFIDEIDAVGRQRGAGLGGGHDEREQTLNSILVEMDGFDPSIGIIVMAATNRPDVLDKALLRPGRFDKKVVIDRPDAEGRKEILKIHFRGKKIAPDVDLEVLARATPGFVGADLENLVNEAALLAARNGEKFITMKDCEEAIERVIVGPERKTRVLSDQEKEVVAYHELGHAILGTFLPNADPVHKVTIIPRGYAALGYTLQLPSEDRYLMNKSEILDDIAVMLAGRAAEEIIFDEITSGAENDLKRATEMARRMVESFGMSEKIGPVAWASESEETFLARELFREKNYSDETAKELDSEVKQIINKSYEKAKSILLENKEKLQLIAQYLLKKETITGEELSELLRKDTDDLKEYIEHFGVSPTREEEKVVNYEYLSRENNLIERKGI
- a CDS encoding thioesterase family protein, producing the protein MNTFLEKIISLKGKEFNYSFKVKDESYLWSEDKEVISFHALSTSSLLEEIHKCSYNTIKDLLEKDQVSVVSHSCIDHLSSTPYSFKVFIKLRITDVTYNKVHFQGEAFDEINKIATFELTRNIVSKKILRKNLNHKMESINLSGQISERYT
- a CDS encoding response regulator transcription factor, producing MAKKSIMIVEDDPAISEMLSLNLTKEGYEVITAVSADEALKKLEEKDTDFFIVDIMLPGSMDGFDLIRILKSSEDYRNTPVLILSAKDDAADKVAGLELGSDDYVTKPFNVRELIARIKSIFRRQAASAQMKEEGPKKITAKDLIIDTERLEVWVNGKPVSLTPLEFDLLVFLAKNEGKVFSRDVLLDKLWGYDYYGDTRTVDVHIRRLRTKIEEDPSNPKYIITVRGKGYKFRDPGKERNY